In Dolichospermum flos-aquae CCAP 1403/13F, the following proteins share a genomic window:
- a CDS encoding type II toxin-antitoxin system YhaV family toxin: MSKFVSNNWEIYFHPQLFGNQYQALSNRVTNLREQLPEAEFKTHATVKLFAAITIAIETKITSDPFASHFVLTGALKRYSRVKKMGLPERYRLFFRVFDTPELKAIVILWLGFPRKEGAKDDCYDVFTKMVTRGTFPDSLDELLGDCRVNVDELE, translated from the coding sequence ATGAGTAAATTTGTTAGTAATAATTGGGAAATTTATTTCCATCCTCAATTATTTGGTAATCAATATCAAGCGTTATCAAATCGCGTTACTAATTTGCGAGAACAATTACCAGAAGCAGAGTTTAAAACTCATGCAACAGTGAAACTTTTTGCAGCAATTACTATAGCAATTGAAACCAAAATTACTTCTGATCCTTTTGCTAGTCATTTTGTCTTAACGGGTGCATTAAAACGCTATAGTCGAGTCAAAAAAATGGGTTTACCAGAACGGTATCGGCTATTTTTTCGCGTGTTTGATACTCCAGAATTAAAAGCAATTGTGATTTTATGGTTAGGGTTTCCGCGTAAAGAAGGTGCTAAGGATGACTGTTATGATGTGTTTACTAAAATGGTAACAAGAGGGACGTTTCCAGATAGTTTGGATGAGTTATTAGGAGATTGTAGGGTAAATGTGGATGAACTTGAGTAG
- a CDS encoding PatU: MQERFQAILKRRLQDQIEKNPPLFPWETQSVEYPDCVEEQSLGLVPVWGWRVHQSKLNLPIPLPEKVFWQLLAKCQVLLTSSLPLGAKLVQVVESMFPTDTQVINDLAGLVLRSSYRSADTLTATADVESDYFDLLPRQQMALSLMAAKQLLENLTLPISFNQPLLERQWLTTVGTLSIRVELRNLGKFTRLTVQGELPTLGILQLQGNPTQEFVRSETSEIPMIELQIDRNQPTYTLAVEFPELDQQPLLLAIQVKI, encoded by the coding sequence GTGCAAGAACGTTTTCAAGCTATTCTTAAGCGTCGTTTACAAGACCAAATAGAAAAAAATCCGCCGTTGTTCCCCTGGGAAACACAATCAGTGGAGTATCCTGACTGTGTAGAAGAACAATCTTTGGGATTAGTTCCTGTTTGGGGGTGGAGGGTCCACCAATCTAAGTTAAATTTACCGATTCCTTTGCCCGAAAAAGTTTTTTGGCAATTGTTGGCCAAATGTCAGGTTTTATTGACATCTTCCCTACCTCTGGGAGCTAAATTAGTTCAGGTGGTAGAAAGTATGTTTCCTACCGATACTCAAGTCATCAATGATTTGGCTGGGTTAGTGTTGAGAAGCTCTTATCGTTCTGCTGATACTTTGACAGCTACGGCTGATGTTGAGAGCGATTATTTTGATTTATTACCACGTCAACAAATGGCATTGTCGTTAATGGCAGCCAAGCAACTGTTAGAAAATCTAACTTTGCCGATTTCATTTAATCAGCCACTGCTAGAAAGACAATGGCTCACTACGGTGGGGACTTTGAGTATTCGAGTAGAATTACGGAATTTAGGTAAATTTACGAGGTTGACGGTTCAGGGTGAATTACCTACATTGGGGATTTTACAACTCCAGGGTAATCCTACTCAAGAATTTGTGAGGTCTGAGACTTCAGAAATACCGATGATAGAGTTACAAATTGATAGAAATCAGCCAACTTATACTTTGGCAGTGGAGTTTCCCGAATTGGATCAACAGCCTTTATTGTTGGCTATTCAGGTGAAAATCTAA
- the hetZ gene encoding heterocyst differentiation protein HetZ, translated as MNSTAIATNQGKISISVEVIFQFLFKELQQSTKASEQNCHDVSVRITNEVLRICNESKRIQTSGSVESSAMSLAKHRLQQCIRYYQLGSSRGRVELHSTLSAIVYRYINPPHKQLSYQGRLTIIEDFLQSFYLEALNAFRRENQLGLTYRPHTLLELGEYMAFTERYGKRRIPLPGRQQQLIILRAQTFSKQQPLETSVDIEQASSGGGGESDGSWEEPAIHQLRSAMAMQPEPEEDTLRSVVITELIDYLAEKEQSDCADYFALRLQDLSAPEIESILGLTSRQRDYLQQRFKYHLIRFALLHRWELVHEWLEVSLPTNLGLTPIQWETYTAQLDNKERSILDLKQAGKPDEEISKTVGLSMAQLQKRWFKILEQAWEIRNSLVSGSSASTHEW; from the coding sequence ATGAATTCAACAGCAATCGCAACTAATCAGGGGAAAATTTCTATCAGCGTGGAGGTCATCTTTCAATTCCTATTTAAGGAACTTCAACAGTCAACTAAGGCTTCGGAGCAAAATTGTCACGATGTATCTGTGAGAATTACTAACGAAGTTTTGCGGATTTGTAATGAAAGTAAACGCATTCAAACTTCCGGATCTGTAGAAAGTTCAGCCATGAGCCTAGCTAAACATCGGTTACAACAGTGTATCCGATACTATCAGTTAGGTTCAAGTCGTGGTAGGGTAGAATTACATAGCACATTGAGTGCTATTGTTTACCGTTATATTAATCCCCCTCACAAGCAATTAAGCTATCAAGGGCGGTTGACGATTATTGAAGATTTTCTCCAGAGTTTTTATCTGGAGGCTTTAAATGCTTTTAGAAGGGAGAACCAATTAGGTCTTACCTATCGTCCCCATACTCTCTTGGAATTGGGAGAATACATGGCATTTACCGAACGATATGGTAAACGGCGGATTCCCCTCCCCGGTAGGCAGCAACAGTTAATTATTCTGCGAGCGCAAACTTTTTCTAAACAGCAGCCTTTAGAAACAAGTGTAGATATAGAACAGGCATCATCTGGTGGGGGTGGTGAGTCTGACGGTTCTTGGGAAGAGCCAGCTATCCACCAATTGCGCTCGGCTATGGCAATGCAGCCCGAACCAGAAGAAGATACCCTGCGCTCGGTTGTGATTACTGAATTAATAGACTATTTAGCAGAAAAAGAACAATCCGACTGTGCTGATTACTTTGCTCTTCGTCTTCAGGATTTATCAGCACCAGAAATTGAGTCAATTTTAGGTTTAACATCTCGGCAGCGTGATTACTTACAGCAACGGTTTAAATATCATTTAATTCGGTTTGCTCTTTTACATCGCTGGGAATTGGTACATGAGTGGTTAGAAGTTTCTTTACCAACTAATTTGGGTTTAACTCCAATTCAATGGGAAACTTATACAGCCCAGTTAGATAATAAAGAAAGGTCCATCTTAGATTTGAAGCAAGCAGGAAAACCTGATGAGGAAATATCTAAGACTGTAGGCTTGTCAATGGCACAATTACAGAAACGTTGGTTTAAGATTTTGGAACAGGCTTGGGAAATTCGGAATTCCTTAGTGTCCGGATCTAGTGCATCTACCCATGAATGGTGA
- a CDS encoding N-acetylmuramoyl-L-alanine amidase has product MKLHWLIPSTFGTVFMLSSPAFAAKLESWRFDTNQNHLEINTSSAVQPQAQLIFNPTRLVIDLPGTELGRPSVTQQIGGKIRTIRIGQFDDQTTRLVIELAPGYTFNPKQVKFIPTNGKRWIVELPQPEVASGQTGEPSLPPTSDQSSEPTLDPRSIYNVVTANRITPSNREIPPGVVQIDQFRVTGDGFFISTSGGNPQLQVNRSQDNRSVNIDIIGAALSQNMGQRDLVINRYGVRRIQFSQSSSNPSTVRMTLQLDSNSRNWQALLSGNSGFVVIPDRLAKLPDNNQSSAPSLSDSPAIIQSVEIGGNGTQLLIRADQAISATTGWDRSSGLFRITIPNAKLANQVKGPVFSSNSPILKVRLQPQSDNTVVVLVQPASGVSFGVLNQVPSQLLALQLQTNLRSQRPLITPPIPSIPRLDPPSFSTDPPQTRSQPRLPVPNGKVLVVIDPGHGGKDSGAPGLGGLLEKDVVLPISTKLARILEQNGIQVVLTRDADFFVELQGRVDIAKRVNATLFVSIHANAVDNRPDVNGLEVYYYDNGYALADTVRQAILQNISTLKNRGTRKARFYVLRKNTMPAILVETGYMTGREDNPRLGSPEYQSRMAEGIASGILNYLKQR; this is encoded by the coding sequence GTGAAACTACATTGGTTAATACCTAGCACTTTTGGAACGGTCTTCATGCTATCTTCGCCCGCTTTTGCCGCGAAATTAGAATCTTGGCGGTTTGATACCAATCAAAATCACTTAGAAATTAACACATCTAGCGCTGTCCAACCCCAAGCCCAACTTATTTTTAACCCCACCCGTTTGGTAATTGACTTACCAGGAACCGAACTTGGTCGTCCGTCCGTAACCCAACAGATTGGTGGCAAAATTCGCACTATTCGTATCGGTCAATTTGATGACCAGACAACACGCTTAGTTATCGAACTAGCCCCTGGTTACACCTTTAACCCCAAGCAAGTCAAATTTATTCCCACCAATGGCAAACGCTGGATAGTAGAATTACCACAGCCAGAAGTTGCTTCTGGGCAAACTGGAGAACCATCACTACCCCCAACATCAGATCAATCATCTGAACCAACACTAGACCCCAGAAGTATTTACAACGTAGTTACAGCAAATCGGATTACCCCATCTAATCGAGAAATCCCCCCAGGGGTAGTGCAAATTGATCAATTCCGAGTTACAGGGGATGGGTTTTTTATTAGTACCAGTGGTGGAAATCCTCAACTGCAAGTTAATCGCAGTCAAGACAATCGCTCTGTTAATATTGATATCATTGGCGCAGCCTTATCACAAAATATGGGACAACGGGATCTAGTGATTAATCGCTATGGAGTCCGTCGTATCCAATTTAGCCAATCATCCAGTAATCCATCTACTGTTCGCATGACCTTGCAGTTAGATAGCAATAGTCGCAATTGGCAAGCCCTACTTAGTGGTAACAGCGGTTTTGTCGTCATCCCAGATCGTTTGGCCAAATTACCTGATAATAACCAATCCTCCGCACCATCACTGAGTGACTCCCCCGCAATTATTCAATCTGTAGAAATCGGTGGTAATGGCACACAATTACTAATTCGGGCAGATCAAGCCATATCTGCTACCACTGGTTGGGATAGAAGTTCCGGTCTATTTCGCATCACCATTCCCAATGCTAAGTTAGCTAATCAGGTCAAAGGTCCGGTTTTTAGTAGTAATAGCCCTATTCTGAAAGTCCGTCTCCAACCCCAATCTGACAATACTGTAGTTGTTCTTGTTCAACCTGCATCTGGTGTTAGCTTTGGGGTACTTAATCAAGTCCCATCTCAATTATTAGCACTACAATTACAAACTAACCTCCGCTCTCAACGCCCTTTAATTACACCACCTATCCCTTCTATCCCACGACTAGATCCTCCAAGTTTTAGCACAGACCCACCGCAAACAAGATCCCAGCCCCGTCTACCAGTTCCTAATGGCAAAGTTTTAGTAGTTATTGATCCTGGACATGGCGGTAAAGATTCTGGCGCTCCTGGACTGGGTGGTTTGCTAGAAAAGGATGTCGTTCTACCTATTAGTACAAAACTGGCGAGAATTTTAGAACAAAACGGTATCCAAGTTGTCCTCACGCGAGATGCTGACTTTTTTGTGGAACTGCAAGGACGAGTGGATATAGCCAAGCGTGTTAATGCAACTTTATTTGTCAGTATTCACGCCAATGCTGTGGATAATCGCCCTGATGTCAATGGTTTGGAAGTTTATTATTACGACAATGGCTATGCTTTAGCTGACACTGTCCGGCAAGCCATTCTCCAAAATATTAGTACCCTCAAGAATCGAGGCACTCGTAAAGCTAGATTTTATGTGCTGAGAAAAAATACTATGCCTGCTATTTTAGTAGAAACAGGTTATATGACCGGTCGAGAAGATAATCCCCGTTTAGGATCACCAGAATACCAAAGTCGTATGGCTGAGGGCATAGCTAGTGGTATTCTGAATTATTTAAAACAAAGATAA
- a CDS encoding N-acetylmuramoyl-L-alanine amidase, with amino-acid sequence MKLQWLLPATFGTVLMLSSPTLAAKLESWRFDRNQNLLEINTNSAVKPEAQLVFTPTRLVIDLPGVKFGRSQLTQQIGGGIREIRIGQFDEQTTRIVLELSPGYTLDPKQVKFVGKSANRWTVQLPKLESDSNSSATNNNTNNNNNNNYNLVGIDSQAKPEFSPIAKTANSRRGTTQIESFQITGDGFFMRTNGGNPQTRIIRSRDQTTVFIDILDATLSANLTQGNLAVNKHGVDSIGLTQLQTTPTSVRMTLKIATNSPDWRVTASSSGLIILPTRGMVNAPETDNFPPTRNNNDSIATIESIELADNGTQLLIKADQVISATTGWDKSSGLFRITIPNAKLANEVKGPTFNANSPIIKLRLQPQPPNTVVILIQPASGVTLGVLNQAGDKFLALKLQQYRQIRPPMNLPPLLPPKQQLPDLKPRQPQITPRRSLRKGKIVVIIDPGHGGKDSGAIGIGGVLEKDVILPISKRITEVLERNGIQVIMTRGSDYFVTLPGRVTMAQRANADVFVSIHANSAGANRPEVSGLETYHYDSGLRLAQIVHSKILQSLNVRDRNVRKARFYVLRKTSMPSILVETGFLTGRDDAAKLRTSAYQNQMADAIAQGILQYLKSR; translated from the coding sequence GTGAAACTACAATGGTTACTACCTGCTACCTTTGGTACTGTACTCATGCTATCGTCGCCGACTTTAGCCGCAAAATTGGAATCTTGGCGATTTGATCGAAATCAAAATCTCTTAGAAATTAATACAAATAGTGCTGTAAAACCAGAAGCACAATTAGTTTTTACCCCCACTCGGTTAGTAATTGATTTACCGGGTGTGAAATTCGGACGTTCCCAGTTAACTCAACAAATAGGTGGAGGAATTCGGGAAATTCGCATTGGTCAATTTGATGAACAAACAACCAGGATAGTTTTAGAATTAAGTCCTGGTTATACCCTAGATCCAAAACAAGTGAAATTTGTGGGTAAAAGTGCTAATCGCTGGACAGTACAACTACCAAAATTAGAATCTGATTCCAACTCATCTGCCACCAATAATAACACTAACAATAATAATAATAATAATTACAATTTAGTCGGCATAGATTCCCAGGCAAAACCTGAATTTTCACCCATTGCTAAAACTGCTAACAGCAGGAGGGGAACAACTCAAATTGAGAGTTTCCAAATTACTGGTGATGGGTTTTTTATGCGGACAAATGGCGGTAATCCTCAAACTAGAATCATCAGAAGTCGAGATCAAACTACGGTATTTATTGACATTCTTGATGCAACTTTATCAGCAAATTTAACACAAGGAAATTTAGCCGTTAATAAACACGGTGTGGACAGCATTGGATTGACTCAATTGCAAACAACCCCAACATCTGTCCGCATGACCTTAAAAATCGCCACAAATAGCCCTGATTGGCGAGTAACCGCTAGTAGCAGCGGTTTAATCATCCTTCCCACCAGGGGAATGGTTAATGCCCCTGAAACTGATAATTTTCCCCCCACCAGAAACAATAACGACTCAATTGCGACAATTGAATCTATAGAACTTGCGGACAATGGCACACAATTATTAATTAAAGCCGACCAAGTTATATCCGCTACTACAGGTTGGGATAAAAGTTCTGGTTTGTTCCGGATCACCATTCCTAATGCTAAATTAGCCAATGAAGTCAAAGGCCCCACTTTTAATGCTAATAGTCCTATTATCAAACTTCGTCTGCAACCGCAACCGCCAAATACTGTAGTTATCTTGATTCAACCTGCATCAGGTGTTACACTAGGTGTACTCAATCAAGCAGGAGACAAATTTCTGGCTCTAAAACTGCAACAATATCGTCAGATTAGACCACCCATGAATTTACCTCCCCTATTACCACCCAAACAACAACTACCTGACCTTAAACCCAGACAACCACAAATTACCCCAAGGCGCTCCCTTCGTAAAGGCAAAATAGTAGTGATAATTGACCCCGGACATGGTGGTAAAGACTCAGGGGCAATTGGTATCGGTGGAGTGCTGGAAAAGGATGTTATTTTACCAATTAGCAAAAGAATTACTGAAGTTTTGGAACGAAATGGTATCCAAGTAATTATGACTAGAGGTTCTGACTACTTTGTGACTTTACCGGGACGGGTGACCATGGCACAACGGGCTAATGCTGATGTATTTGTCAGTATCCACGCTAATTCAGCAGGTGCAAATCGTCCAGAAGTTAGTGGTTTAGAGACTTATCATTATGATAGTGGTTTAAGACTAGCTCAGATTGTCCATAGTAAAATTCTGCAAAGTCTCAATGTCAGAGACAGAAACGTGCGGAAAGCTAGATTTTATGTGCTTCGCAAAACTTCTATGCCCTCAATTTTGGTAGAAACCGGTTTCTTGACCGGTAGAGACGATGCTGCCAAACTGAGAACTTCAGCTTATCAAAATCAAATGGCCGATGCGATCGCCCAAGGCATACTTCAGTATTTAAAATCCAGATGA
- a CDS encoding cation:proton antiporter, giving the protein MQLISATIPLLATATATADSSMVLAAVLLSLVVIYFASKVGGELCNKIGLPAVLGELLGGVIIGVSVLHLLVFPEGGTDASNSLIMTFLQLTAGLTPEATPQVFAAQSEVVSVLSELGVIILLFEIGLESNLKDLMAVGVQAFVVATAGVVVPFAAGTVGLMTIFGISAIPAIFAGAALTATSIGITSKVLSELGRLNSKEGQIILGAAVIDDVLGIIVLAVVASLAKDGVVDVGNVIYLIISASAFLIGAIVFGNVFNKSFVAIADQLKTRGELVIPAFIFAIIMAYLASVIHLEAILGAFAAGLVLEETDKRKELQKQVIPIADMLVPVFFVTVGAKTDLGVLNPAIPTNQEALIMATFLITVAIIGKVVTGLTVFGQPGINRLAIGVGMIPRGEVGLVFAGVGAASGVLSKPLGAAIIMMVIITTFIAPPLLRFVFPESNTSANLDSNSGKTLAVETPQSLITTKDD; this is encoded by the coding sequence ATGCAGCTTATCAGTGCAACCATTCCCTTATTGGCCACAGCCACAGCCACCGCAGACAGTTCCATGGTATTAGCCGCTGTCCTCTTAAGCTTAGTCGTAATTTACTTTGCCAGCAAAGTTGGTGGAGAATTATGTAACAAAATCGGCTTACCAGCAGTTTTAGGTGAACTTCTCGGTGGTGTAATTATCGGTGTTTCCGTACTCCATTTGTTAGTCTTCCCAGAAGGTGGTACAGACGCTTCTAATTCCTTAATCATGACCTTCTTGCAACTCACCGCTGGATTAACCCCAGAAGCCACACCACAGGTATTTGCAGCGCAGTCTGAGGTGGTTTCAGTTTTATCAGAATTGGGTGTAATTATCCTCCTGTTTGAAATTGGCTTAGAATCCAACCTCAAAGACCTCATGGCCGTTGGTGTTCAAGCCTTCGTAGTGGCTACAGCAGGGGTAGTAGTCCCCTTTGCAGCAGGTACAGTGGGATTAATGACCATATTTGGGATTAGTGCTATTCCCGCAATTTTCGCCGGTGCAGCTTTGACTGCAACCAGTATTGGAATTACCTCCAAAGTGCTTTCCGAATTAGGACGCTTGAATTCTAAAGAAGGGCAAATTATTCTCGGTGCAGCCGTTATTGATGATGTTTTGGGAATTATCGTTCTCGCGGTAGTTGCCAGTTTAGCCAAAGATGGTGTAGTTGATGTGGGTAACGTCATTTATCTGATTATTAGTGCCAGTGCTTTTCTCATTGGGGCGATAGTTTTTGGTAATGTCTTTAATAAATCATTTGTAGCGATCGCAGATCAACTCAAAACCAGAGGTGAATTAGTCATCCCTGCCTTCATTTTTGCCATAATCATGGCTTACCTCGCCTCAGTCATCCATTTAGAAGCCATTCTTGGGGCTTTTGCCGCCGGGTTAGTTCTCGAAGAAACCGACAAACGCAAAGAACTCCAAAAGCAAGTTATCCCCATTGCTGATATGCTAGTTCCAGTTTTCTTCGTCACAGTCGGGGCAAAAACCGATTTGGGAGTCTTAAACCCAGCCATTCCTACCAATCAGGAAGCCTTAATCATGGCAACTTTCCTGATCACAGTCGCCATCATTGGTAAAGTAGTGACAGGCTTAACAGTATTTGGTCAACCCGGCATTAACCGCTTGGCCATTGGTGTGGGGATGATTCCCAGGGGTGAAGTTGGCTTAGTATTTGCTGGTGTCGGTGCAGCTAGTGGTGTCCTCTCAAAACCATTAGGAGCAGCAATTATTATGATGGTTATTATTACCACATTCATCGCTCCTCCCCTGTTGAGATTTGTATTTCCAGAATCAAACACCTCAGCAAATTTAGATAGCAACTCTGGCAAAACATTAGCAGTAGAAACACCACAATCTCTCATCACCACAAAAGATGATTAG
- the murI gene encoding glutamate racemase, whose translation MYSSSIFDSHFDTFSPQEPQRAPIGVFDSGVGGLTVLRQIYQQLPNESIIYVGDTARLPYGIRSQPEILQFVREILHWMQQQRVKMAIMACNTSSALALDIVRQEFNFPILGVILPGAKAAVQQGQRIGVIATPATAQSNAYRQAILEIQPHVQVWQVSCPEFVPLIEQNRIHDPYTTEIAKTYLEPLLKQEIDTLVYGCTHYPHLSPVLRSLLPTQVKLIDPAVHVVAACSQELDILGIKNIHPPMPTRFAVSGCPQQFTQSALQWLGYTPMVEQVCFADAVL comes from the coding sequence GTGTATTCATCTTCTATTTTTGATAGTCATTTTGATACTTTCTCCCCTCAAGAACCTCAACGCGCTCCGATTGGGGTATTTGACAGTGGTGTCGGTGGGTTAACCGTACTGCGACAAATTTATCAACAACTCCCCAACGAATCAATTATTTATGTGGGGGACACAGCCCGCCTTCCCTATGGTATTCGTTCCCAACCAGAAATTCTCCAATTTGTCCGAGAAATCCTCCATTGGATGCAGCAGCAACGGGTGAAAATGGCAATTATGGCTTGTAACACCAGTTCGGCTCTGGCATTAGATATAGTCCGTCAAGAATTTAATTTCCCCATTTTAGGAGTGATTCTACCAGGGGCAAAGGCAGCAGTCCAACAAGGACAGCGCATTGGTGTCATTGCTACTCCAGCTACGGCTCAAAGCAATGCCTACCGTCAGGCTATTTTAGAAATTCAACCCCATGTCCAAGTTTGGCAGGTCAGTTGTCCCGAATTTGTGCCACTAATTGAACAAAATCGCATTCATGATCCTTATACTACTGAAATCGCCAAAACTTATCTAGAACCTTTGCTGAAGCAGGAAATAGATACTTTAGTTTATGGTTGTACCCATTATCCCCATTTGTCACCAGTTTTGCGATCGCTCCTCCCTACCCAAGTCAAACTAATTGATCCAGCAGTTCATGTAGTAGCTGCTTGCTCTCAAGAATTAGATATACTAGGGATTAAGAATATTCATCCACCAATGCCCACCCGCTTCGCTGTCAGCGGTTGTCCTCAGCAATTTACCCAGTCTGCTTTGCAGTGGTTAGGCTATACCCCAATGGTAGAACAAGTCTGTTTTGCTGATGCTGTCCTATGA
- the sds gene encoding solanesyl diphosphate synthase, translated as MTPATSLFTPVEADLQILADNLKQLVGNRHPILYAAAEHLFGAGGKRIRPAIVLLISRATMLQEDITPRHRRLAEITEMIHTASLVHDDVVDESDVRRGVPTVHSLFGNRIAVLAGDFLFAQSSWYLANLNNLDVVKLLSEVIMDLAAGEIQQGLNRFDADLSTETYLQKSYYKTASLIANSSKAAGLISETSLETAEHLYSYGRHLGLSFQIVDDILDFTSSTDTLGKPAGSDLKSGNLTAPALFALEEKPDLAALINREFAQEGDLEKALALIHDSRGIQRARELAAHHGKLATEHIGILEPSASREALMNLTDYVLSRLY; from the coding sequence ATGACCCCAGCCACCTCCCTGTTTACCCCTGTGGAAGCAGACCTGCAAATACTAGCAGATAACCTTAAACAGCTAGTTGGAAATCGCCACCCCATTCTCTATGCCGCAGCCGAACACCTATTCGGTGCTGGGGGTAAGCGAATCAGACCTGCGATAGTGCTGCTGATATCGCGGGCAACCATGCTACAAGAAGATATTACACCGCGTCACCGACGACTGGCAGAAATTACAGAAATGATCCACACAGCCAGCTTAGTCCATGATGATGTAGTAGATGAGTCAGATGTCCGCCGTGGTGTACCGACAGTACATAGTTTGTTTGGTAATCGCATTGCTGTACTGGCCGGGGATTTCCTCTTTGCTCAATCCTCTTGGTATTTAGCAAATCTCAATAATTTGGATGTTGTTAAACTGCTTTCGGAAGTAATTATGGATTTAGCCGCTGGAGAAATCCAACAAGGGTTAAATCGTTTTGATGCTGATCTTTCTACAGAAACCTACCTGCAAAAGAGTTATTACAAAACAGCCTCATTAATTGCCAACAGTTCTAAAGCCGCTGGCTTAATTAGTGAAACATCCCTAGAAACTGCCGAACACTTGTACAGTTACGGTCGCCATTTAGGTCTTTCCTTCCAAATAGTAGATGATATTCTTGATTTCACCAGTTCCACAGACACCCTGGGTAAACCAGCGGGTTCTGACCTCAAAAGTGGCAACCTGACAGCACCAGCTTTATTTGCCTTGGAAGAAAAACCTGACTTGGCAGCCTTGATTAACCGAGAGTTTGCCCAAGAAGGGGATTTAGAAAAGGCATTGGCACTAATTCATGATAGTCGAGGTATCCAGCGAGCTAGAGAGTTAGCTGCTCACCATGGCAAATTAGCCACCGAGCATATTGGTATTTTAGAACCATCAGCATCCCGCGAAGCCCTGATGAATTTGACCGACTATGTCCTAAGTCGTCTCTACTAA